A portion of the Gorilla gorilla gorilla isolate KB3781 chromosome X, NHGRI_mGorGor1-v2.1_pri, whole genome shotgun sequence genome contains these proteins:
- the LOC101151945 gene encoding ferritin light chain-like, with protein MSTQSRQKYTAGVEAAIDRLINMHLQASYTYLSLSFYFEGDEVALKGVGHFFRKLAEEKCEGAKHLLMQNQRSSCGLFQDEQKLLRDEWSGSLAAMEAALALEKNLNQAFLDLHALGSANTDPNLCDFLEKHFLDREVKLIKKMGNYLTNLCRLASRQAGLVEYLFRRLKDDWELPEPSNL; from the coding sequence ATGAGCACCCAGAGCCGCCAAAAGTATACCGCTGGCGTGGAGGCCGCTATTGACCGCCTGATCAACATGCATCTGCAGGCCTCCTACACCTACCTCTCTCTGAGCTTCTATTTCGAAGGCGACGAAGTGGCTCTCAAGGGCGTGGGCCACTTCTTTCGCAAGCTGGCTGAAGAGAAATGCGAGGGTGCCAAGCATCTTTTGATGCAGAACCAGCGCAGCAGCTGCGGCCTCTTCCAAGATGAGCAGAAGCTGCTCCGAGATGAGTGGAGTGGCAGCCTGGCCGCCATGGAAGCCGCCCTGGCCTTGGAGAAGAACCTGAACCAGGCCTTTTTGGATCTGCATGCCCTAGGTTCAGCCAACACAGATCCCAATCTCTGTGATTTTCTGGAAAAGCACTTCCTAGACCGAGAGGTGAAACTCATCAAGAAGATGGGCAACTACTTGACCAACCTCTGCAGGCTGGCCAGCCGCCAGGCCGGGCTGGTGGAGTATCTCTTCAGAAGGCTCAAGGACGACTGGGAGCTTCCAGAGCCCAGCAACCTTTGA